The following proteins are co-located in the Oncorhynchus gorbuscha isolate QuinsamMale2020 ecotype Even-year linkage group LG22, OgorEven_v1.0, whole genome shotgun sequence genome:
- the LOC124009189 gene encoding aryl hydrocarbon receptor repressor-like, translating into MESPVNHQDTRKESLSMGTSGTSSSVVESDLLLESLTGFALVVSTDGLIFYTSTSIVDYLGFHQTDVMHQNVFDYIHVEERQEFRRQLHWAMDPGPQGASLDQHSATGIGDDLVMSSLFHAQEPDGVPLERTSFLTRCFISRVRCLLDSTSGFLSMQFQGSLKFLQGQKQKTDSGALLPPQLALFCVAMPLMIPSITEPKMKNTTIRNKNKGPVIPTPDKHSDKRHRSTRGSCDSSDLLLLNWSSSSTRDPCHYTPWAPLSKDGIRYRNNGYYTQEEPINFCLSSMGGGPKAQSVNHPWDIRTGSTIRKGPSSSYIPCRQGKYNNLGKSGAYRMSPGYHAKRQDASQNKLYGGLHSPEAESFCEDGMKADNNYMGGHLDCYNGMVLPETAIKTEQDSDSENGCNIYSMPHNLAWVGNEKRYSMAYPEEPQVKSEADYYDQYTTCQRNKSNMSPTLNGYHKYIYPVGSRAQKDHRIPHSDPLCSSQGANCMVSNVYGNGTVEHKGYIQQDNKLNYEFRNHLVHSIKREPMDSPTWSDNGHDISQIPLQRNMIRNCALNDIVHKQNPYIYMQ; encoded by the exons ATGGAGTCGCCTGTGAACCACCAGGATACCAGAAAAGAGAGCCTGTCCATGGGGACCTCGGGGACCAGCAGCAGCGTGGTGGAGAGTGACCTCTTACTGGAG TCCCTGACTGGGTTTGCCTTGGTGGTGAGCACAGATGGGTTGATCTTCTACACCTCCACCTCCATTGTGGACTACTTGGGCTTTCATCAG ACGGATGTGATGCACCAGAATGTTTTTGATTATATCCATGTGGAAGAGCGGCAGGAGTTCAGAAGACAACTCCACTGGGCCATGGACCCCGGGCCCCAGGGGGCCTCCCTGGACCAGCACTCAGCCACAGGAATTG GTGATGACCTTGTGATGAGCAGTCTCTTCCATGCCCAGGAGCCTGACGGTGTTCCTCTAGAGCGCACCTCCTTCCTCACGCGCTGTTTCATTTCCCGAGTCCGTTGCTTGCTGGACAGCACCTCAGGCTTCCTG AGCATGCAGTTCCAGGGCAGCCTGAAGTTCCTGCAGGGCCAGAAGCAAAAGACAGACTCCGGGGCACTGCTGCCCCCCCAGCTGGCCCTGTTCTGTGTGGCCATGCCCCTCATGATTCCCTCCATCACAGAGCCGAAGATGAAGAACACGACGATCAGGAACAAGAACAAGGGCCCCGTCATCCCCACACCAGATAAGCACAG TGACAAGAGGCATCGAAGCACCAGAGGTTCATGTGACAGCAGTGACTTATTGCTTCTGAATTGGTCCAGCAGCTCTACCAGAGACCCCTGCCACTACACCCCATGGGCACCCCTCTCCAAAGACGGCATCAGGTATAGGAACAATGGTTACTACACCCAGGAGGAGCCCATCAACTTCTGCCTGTCTTCCATGGGTGGTGGGCCCAAAGCTCAGAGCGTGAATCATCCATGGGACATCCGCACCGGGTCCACCATAAGAAAGGGCCCCAGCAGCAGCTACATACCATGCAGACAAGGCAAGTACAACAACCTGGGGAAGTCTGGAGCTTACAGGATGTCTCCAGGATATCACGCTAAAAGACAGGATGCCTCTCAGAACAAACTGTACGGAGGCCTCCACAGCCCAGAGGCGGAGAGCTTCTGTGAGGACGGCATGAAGGCAGACAACAACTACATGGGCGGCCATCTTGACTGTTACAATGGCATGGTGTTGCCTGAAACAGCCATAAAGACAGAGCAGGACTCTGACTCTGAGAACGGTTGCAACATCTACAGCATGCCCCACAACCTAGCCTGGGTGGGGAATGAGAAGCGCTACAGCATGGCCTACCCAGAAGAACCACAGGTGAAGTCGGAGGCTGACTACTATGACCAATACACCACCTGCCAAAGGAACAAGTCCAACATGAGCCCAACGCTCAACGGATACCACAAATACATATACCCAGTGGGGAGCAGGGCTCAGAAGGATCATAGGATACCTCACTCAGACCCTCTGTGTAGCAGTCAGGGAGCAAACTGTATGGTCAGCAATGTGTATGGGAATGGTACTGTGGAGCATAAAGGCTACATACAGCAAGACAACAAACTGAACTACGAGTTCAGGAATCATCTGGTCCACTCTATAAAAAGGGAACCCATGGACTCCCCTACTTGGTCTGACAATGGACATGACATTAGCCAAATACCCCTGCAGAGAAATATGATTCGCAACTGTGCATTGAATGATATTGTACACAAACAAAACCCATATATCTACATGCAATGA
- the LOC124009553 gene encoding exocyst complex component 3-like, whose protein sequence is MEETNREAVATAVQRVAGMLQRSDQLDKVEQYRRREARKKASVEARLKAAIQSQLDGVRTGLSQLHNALGDVKDIQNSLADVSKDWRQSINTIENLKDVKDAVVQHSQLASAVENLKNIFSVPEIVADTQVLIEQAELLEAHRKLMDLECSRDDLMYEQYRMDSKNTHDMNLIRNYFGEVQGLSDDLAKQLWMVLQRAMGTVRRDPTMLVSVVRIIEREEKIDRRMLDRKKQTGFIPPGRPKSWKEKMFEVLEGTVTTRIEGSQSVTREADKMWMVRLLEITRKYVLDDLIVVKNLMVQCFPPHYNTFDRFFKLYHNAVSMRVQELAAEDLEANEIVSLLTWVLNTYKSEEMMGHPELLTEYDINLMDPLLPQEVVDELLSKYLQTFTSNITGWLRKALETDKKDWFKETEPEADQDGYYQTTLPAIVFQMFEQNLQVAAQINETFKEQVLKLCLKQMNSFLVRYREEAIAYKEDHLRDRQLPQCYVQYMIAIINNCHTFKESINSLKKKYFKSTEPTQNDAAIEKTLNDVAKDGCQFLLDEVFLDLEHHLNELLTRKWLTGTHAVDTICVTVEDYFNDFAKIKKPFNTEMTSEAHRRVVVEYIKAVMQKRITFKNADERREGADRMIKEAEQFKFLFRKLTAGEETDRLCDAIAAIAEVFKLTDPTLLYLEVSTLVSKYPDIREEHIVALLAMRGDASRDMKQMIMETLNQNKPTYSGITQPIFKDITVPTVTMTSMSSSMAATANKLLK, encoded by the exons ATGGAGGAGACGAACAGGGAGGCGGTTGCTACGGCCGTGCAGAGAGTGGCAGGGATGCTGCAGCGCTCAGACCAGTTGGACAAAGTGGAGCAGTATCGCCGGCGAGAGGCCCGCAAGAAAGCTTCAGTAGAAGCCCGACTGAAG GCTGCCATCCAGTCCCAGTTGGATGGGGTCCGCACAGGGCTCAGTCAGCTCCACAATGCCCTTGGGGATGTAAAGGACATCCAGAACTCCCTGGCAGACGTTAGTAAGGACTGGAGGCAGAGTATCAACACTATTGAAAACCTCAAAGATGTAAAAGACGCCGTGGTCCAACACAGTCAGCTTGCCTCAGCCGTCGAGAACTTAAAGAATATCTTTTCAG TGCCTGAGATAGTGGCAGACACCCAGGTTCTGATTGAGCAGGCTGAGCTGCTAGAGGCCCACCGTAAACTCATGGATCTGGAGTGTTCGCGGGACGACCTCATGTACGAGCAGTACCGAATGGACAGCAAAAACACTCACGACATGAACCTGATCCGCAACTACTTTGGCGAGGTGCAGGGCCTATCTGACGATCTGGCCAAGCAGCTGTGGATGGTGCTGCAGCGCGCCATGGGCACGGTGCGCCGCGACCCCACCATGCTGGTCTCAGTGGTGCGCATCATTGAGCGTGAGGAGAAGATTGACCGGCGCATGCTGGACCGCAAGAAGCAGACAGGCTTTATCCCCCCGGGCCGGCCCAAGAGCTGGAAAGAGAAGATGTTTGAAGTGCTGGAAGGCACAGTCACCACACGCATCGAGGGCAGCCAGTCGGTGACGCGCGAGGCAGACAAGATGTGGATGGTGAGGCTGCTAGAGATCACCAGGAAGTACGTACTGGACGACCTGATTGTGGTGAAGAACCTGATGGTGCAGTGCTTCCCACCACACTACAACACCTTTGACAGATTCTTTAAGCTCTACCACAATGCCGTGTCCATGCGAGTGCAGGAGCTGGCTGCAGAAGACCTGGAGGCCAATGAAATTGTGTCCCTCCTCACCTGGGTCCTCAACACATACAAAAG TGAGGAGATGATGGGTCACCCAGAGCTGCTGACAGAGTATGACATCAACCTGATGGATCCTCTGCTGCCTCAGGAGGTGGTGGATGAGCTGCTCAGCAAATACCTGCAGACCTTCACT TCCAACATCACTGGCTGGCTGCGCAAGGCTCTGGAGACAGACAAGAAGGACTGGTTTAAAGAGACAGAACCAGAGGCGGATCAAGATGGGTACTACCAGACCACCCTCCCTGCCATCGTCTTCCAG ATGTTTGAGCAGAATCTCCAAGTGGCAGCCCAGATCAATGAGACATTCAAAGAGCAGGTCCTGAAGCTCTGTTTAAAACAGATGAATTCATTTCTCGTCAG gTACAGGGAAGAGGCGATTGCCTACAAGGAGGACCACTTGAGAGACCGGCAGCTCCCTCAGTGCTACGTCCAATACATGATCGCCATTATAAACAACTGTCATACATTCAA GGAGTCTATTAACAGTCTAAAGAAGAAATACTTTAAATCTACGGAGCCCACCCAGAATGACGCTGCCATAGAGAAGACCCTGAACGACGTGGCCAAAGATGGCTGCCAGTTTCTATTGGATGAAGTCTTCCTAGATTTGGAG CATCATCTCAATGAGTTGCTGACCAGGAAGTGGTTGACTGGGACCCATGCAGTGGACACCATCTGTGTGACAGTCGAGGATTACTTCAACGATTTCGCCAAGATCAAGAAGCCTTTCAATACG GAGATGACCAGCGAGGCCCATCGCAGGGTGGTGGTGGAGTATATCAAGGCTGTGATGCAGAAACGGATCACCTTCAAGAAcgcagatgagaggagggagggagcagacaggatgaTTAAGGAGGCTGAGCAGTTCAAGTTCCTCTTCAGGAAACTCACTGCT GGTGAGGAGACTGACCGGCTGTGTGATGCCATCGCTGCTATAGCCGAGGTGTTCAAACTCACAGACCCCACCCTGCTCTACCTGGAGGTCTCCACGCTGGTGTCCAAATACCCTGACATCAG GGAGGAGCACATCGTGGCCTTACTGGCGATGAGAGGGGATGCCAGCCGAGATATGAAGCAGATGATCATGGAGACACTGAACCAGAATAAGCCTACCTACTCAGGGATCACCCAGCCCATCTTCAAGGACATCACCGTCCCCACCGTGACCATgacctccatgtcctcctctatGGCCGCCACTGCCAACAAACTGCTGAAATAA
- the LOC124009378 gene encoding zinc finger CCHC domain-containing protein 2-like isoform X1: MTVQNGQTMPDRTVMVTPQPGDGSPADGALTGTTSVVPQESIASQASLGDPERQRHVSAPLSSPQLANAGSSIYLNPQCYMTPTSPESRSTNPHHQPPMSAISVIPLTFHVCPLRPAYTSTDPASTATLPLAASLPDPSTRTQALAAPTSIPTPTSVTPSSVATVTPAAISQVQTTLPPAIPTHTPGPVASPALTLIHSTAQGDGASCSSSWVAAGQAQTQQQALPPQQKQMSCNSCGCRGSCGNSHSTSPNFSFPPQLRRQVFSNAHLPLFHLPSMCSTGYPSHRCQVQHQSNATTQLPFYSPPPHTGHPHLHATSTTCWPPGLVTTCSRWQLLPSTASTRPCSPRWDWDWARAR, translated from the coding sequence ATGACGGTCCAGAATGGGCAAACCATGCCAGACAGGACGGTCATGGTCACTCCACAGCCGGGGGACGGTTCACCAGCAGATGGGGCACTGACTGGGACCACCTCCGTGGTTCCTCAGGAGTCCATCGCAAGCCAAGCTTCCCTGGGAGACCCTGAGAGGCAGAGGCACGTGTCTGCCCCCCTGAGCTCACCTCAGCTAGCCAATGCAGGGTCCAGCATTTACCTAAACCCCCAGTGTTATATGACCCCTACCAGCCCAGAGAGTAGAAGCACTAACCCCCATCACCAGCCCCCAATGAGCGCCATCAGTGTCATCCCCCTGACCTTCCACGTGTGCCCCCTGAGGCCAGCATACACCAGCACTGACCCAGCCTCCACCGCCACCCTACCCCTAGcagcctctctccctgaccctagCACCAGGACTCAAGCCCTGGCTGCGCCCACCAGCATACCCACCCCTACCTCCGTGACACCCTCCTCAGTGGCCACTGTCACCCCAGCTGCAATCAGCCAGGTTCAGACCACTCTGCCCCCAGCCATCCCCACTCACACCCCCGGCCCCGTGGCCAGCCCAGCCCTGACCCTCATCCACAGCACGGCCCAGGGAGATGGTGCCTCTTGCAGCAGCTCTTGGGTGGCAGCAGGGCAGGCCCAGACCCAGCAGCAGGCCCTCCCTCCACAGCAAAAGCAGATGAGCTGCAATTCCTGTGGTTGCCGTGGCAGCTGTGGTAATAGCCACTCTACCAGCCCcaacttctccttccctccccagctGAGGCGCCAGGTTTTCAGCAAtgcccacctccctctcttccacctcccaTCCATGTGCAGCACTGGATATCCCAGCCACCGCTGCCAGGTCCAACACCAGAGCAACGCCACCACCCAGCTACCTTtctactcccctccacctcacacGGGCCACCCCCACCTCCACGCCACTTCCACCACATGCTGGCCACCCGGGCTGGTTACAACCTGCAGCAGATGGCAGCTGCTCCCTTCAACAGCTTCTACACGCCCATGTTCTCCTCgttgggactgggactgggcaCGGGCACGATGA